A window of the Diabrotica undecimpunctata isolate CICGRU chromosome 1, icDiaUnde3, whole genome shotgun sequence genome harbors these coding sequences:
- the LOC140432497 gene encoding uncharacterized protein produces the protein MKSTSFCAFLSIFVLFVIAQNLPIGYALECYQCDSATSCEKNFTKVLKENCTVGDSCSKAVIKDNDGTRYVRKCSPLTYCVDETAKALRDNRTLVSCNLCNTTLCNSGNHVDIPILTLIISLLVSLKVIYNF, from the exons ATGAAATCCACCAGTTTTTGTGCTTTTTTgtcgatttttgttttgtttgttattGCTCAAAATCTACCCATAG gttacgCACTGGAATGCTACCAATGTGATTCTGCGACATCTTGTGAAAAAAACTTCACTAAAGTTCTTAAAGAAAACTGCACAGTAGGTGATTCTTGCAGTAAAGCTGTCATTAAAG ATAACGACGGAACAAGATATGTAAGAAAATGCTCTCCTTTAACATATTGCGTTGACGAAACGGCAAAGGCGTTAAGGGACAACAGAACACTCGTTAGTTGTAATTTGTGCAACACGACATTGTGCAACTCTGGAAACCATGTTGACATTCCTATTTTAACCTTGATAATATCATTATTGGTTTCACTGAaagtaatttataatttttaa